Proteins from a single region of Amycolatopsis sp. CA-230715:
- the nusG gene encoding transcription termination/antitermination protein NusG — protein MAGENGAVAGQDLTGLSDEEVHAAVSEEDSEHTEPVEVPATDESDAADESAEESGDSADADDVVDETEAPAEDEEQDPVAKLRAELNAAPGEWYVVHSYAGYENKVKTNLETRTQTLDVEDFIFQIEVPTEEVTEIKNGQRKQVQRKVLPGYILVRMDLNDASWSAVRNTPGVTGFVGATSRPSPLTTEDVLKFLAPQVEKAAPAKAKGEAETTAAPLGGGTVEVDFEVGESVTVMDGPFATLPATISEVNADGQKLKVLVSIFGRETPVELSFNQVSKI, from the coding sequence GTGGCTGGCGAGAATGGCGCAGTCGCCGGTCAGGATCTGACCGGCCTTTCTGACGAAGAAGTGCATGCGGCGGTCTCCGAAGAGGATTCGGAGCACACCGAGCCGGTCGAGGTGCCCGCCACGGACGAAAGCGACGCCGCCGACGAGTCGGCGGAGGAGTCCGGCGACTCCGCGGACGCCGATGACGTCGTGGACGAGACCGAAGCGCCCGCCGAGGACGAGGAGCAGGACCCGGTCGCCAAGCTGCGCGCGGAGCTCAACGCGGCGCCGGGCGAGTGGTACGTCGTGCACTCCTACGCCGGCTACGAGAACAAGGTCAAGACGAACCTCGAGACCAGGACGCAGACCCTGGACGTCGAGGACTTCATCTTCCAGATCGAGGTGCCGACCGAAGAGGTCACCGAGATCAAGAACGGCCAGCGCAAGCAGGTGCAGCGCAAGGTGCTGCCCGGCTACATCCTGGTCAGGATGGACCTCAACGACGCTTCGTGGAGCGCCGTCCGCAACACCCCCGGGGTCACCGGCTTCGTCGGCGCGACTTCGCGCCCGTCGCCGCTGACCACCGAAGACGTGCTGAAGTTCCTCGCACCGCAGGTCGAGAAGGCCGCCCCGGCGAAGGCCAAGGGCGAGGCCGAGACCACGGCGGCCCCGCTCGGCGGCGGCACCGTCGAGGTGGACTTCGAGGTCGGCGAGTCGGTCACCGTCATGGACGGCCCGTTCGCCACGCTGCCCGCCACGATCAGCGAGGTCAACGCGGACGGGCAGAAGCTGAAGGTCCTGGTGTCGATCTTCGGCCGGGAGACCCCGGTCGAGCTGTCGTTCAACCAGGTCTCCAAGATCTGA
- a CDS encoding GntR family transcriptional regulator has product MLIRIDPASTVPLYEQVAAAVRRAVADGTVRRGEQLPVARELAASLEINVHTVLRAYAVLRDEGLIDLRRRRGAVVTAEAKSRARLNELVGELIAEARREGVSADEVAHLLKERYV; this is encoded by the coding sequence ATGTTGATCCGGATCGACCCCGCGTCGACGGTCCCGCTCTACGAGCAGGTGGCCGCCGCGGTGCGGCGCGCGGTCGCCGACGGCACGGTTCGCCGCGGGGAGCAGCTGCCCGTCGCCCGCGAGCTGGCGGCGTCGCTCGAGATCAACGTGCACACCGTGCTGCGCGCCTACGCCGTCCTGCGCGACGAGGGCCTCATCGACCTGCGCCGGCGTCGCGGCGCGGTGGTGACGGCCGAAGCGAAGTCGCGGGCCCGCCTGAACGAACTCGTCGGCGAGCTGATCGCGGAAGCGCGCCGTGAAGGAGTGAGCGCCGACGAGGTCGCCCACCTGCTCAAGGAGAGGTACGTATGA
- the secE gene encoding preprotein translocase subunit SecE: protein MVVSDSDASGEKDQEKEPKTPSRPVTAAARRERRASARPAGKAGAARADSASTDEDKTRPAGKAKADKPAKAGGKEKATPKRNRQDKKKVSLWGRLSRFIREVWAELRKVIWPTRKQMVTYTTVVLVFVSFMVALVWGLNFVFEKGVFWLFG from the coding sequence GTGGTCGTGAGCGACAGCGACGCCAGCGGCGAGAAGGACCAGGAGAAGGAGCCGAAGACTCCCTCCCGTCCGGTCACCGCCGCGGCCCGGCGCGAACGGCGCGCCTCCGCGCGCCCGGCCGGCAAGGCGGGGGCTGCCAGGGCCGACTCGGCGAGCACGGACGAGGACAAGACCCGCCCGGCCGGGAAGGCGAAGGCGGACAAGCCGGCCAAGGCCGGTGGCAAGGAGAAGGCGACTCCCAAGCGGAACCGCCAGGACAAGAAGAAGGTCTCCCTGTGGGGGCGGCTGTCGAGGTTCATCCGCGAGGTGTGGGCCGAGCTGCGCAAGGTCATCTGGCCCACGCGCAAGCAGATGGTCACCTACACGACGGTGGTCCTGGTCTTCGTGAGCTTCATGGTCGCGCTCGTGTGGGGCCTGAACTTCGTCTTCGAAAAGGGCGTGTTCTGGCTGTTCGGCTGA
- the rplA gene encoding 50S ribosomal protein L1: MTKRSKAYRQAAELIDRERLYAPLEAAKLAKETTKVKLDATVEVAMRLGVDPRKADQMVRGTVNLPHGTGKTARVIVFATGDKAAEAEAAGADAVGTDELIERIQGGWLDFDAAIATPDQMAKVGRIARILGPRGLMPNPKTGTVTPAVAKAVADIKGGKVNFRVDKQANLHLVIGKASFDTEKLVENYAAALDEVLRAKPSSAKGRYVKKVTFSTTMGPGIPVDPARTRNLLAEDTI; the protein is encoded by the coding sequence ATGACCAAGCGCAGCAAGGCCTACCGCCAGGCCGCCGAGCTGATCGACCGCGAGCGGCTGTACGCACCGCTCGAGGCGGCGAAGCTCGCCAAGGAGACCACCAAGGTCAAGCTGGACGCCACCGTCGAGGTCGCCATGCGGCTCGGCGTGGACCCCCGCAAGGCCGACCAGATGGTCCGCGGCACCGTGAACCTGCCGCACGGTACCGGTAAGACCGCCCGCGTCATCGTCTTCGCCACCGGCGACAAGGCCGCCGAGGCCGAGGCCGCCGGCGCGGACGCGGTCGGCACCGACGAGTTGATCGAGCGCATCCAGGGTGGCTGGCTCGACTTCGACGCCGCGATCGCGACTCCGGACCAGATGGCGAAGGTCGGCCGGATCGCCCGCATCCTCGGCCCGCGCGGCCTGATGCCGAACCCGAAGACCGGCACGGTGACCCCCGCGGTCGCCAAGGCCGTCGCCGACATCAAGGGCGGCAAGGTCAACTTCCGCGTGGACAAGCAGGCCAACCTGCACCTGGTGATCGGCAAGGCCTCCTTCGACACCGAGAAGCTGGTCGAGAACTACGCGGCCGCGCTGGACGAGGTCCTGCGGGCCAAGCCGTCCTCGGCGAAGGGCCGCTACGTCAAGAAGGTCACCTTCTCCACGACGATGGGCCCCGGCATCCCGGTCGACCCGGCTCGCACCCGTAACCTCCTCGCCGAGGACACGATCTGA
- a CDS encoding acyl-CoA dehydrogenase family protein, with the protein MTEFEPLPGDFYGYADLLPDEDKEVLTKVRRFLADKVAPIADECWERAEFPHHLVPDIAELGIVGLGMDWPDRPRRSKLLTSFIGLEFARVDPSMATFFGVHNGLAMASVDLCGSPEQKARWLPSMRSMEKIGAFGLTEPHGGSDVAGGLETTARRDGDAWVLDGAKRWIGNATFADLVIIWARDVADDQVKGFVVEKGTPGFEARKIERKLALRTVQNADLTLSGCRVPDANRLTGANSFRDTGKVLRLTRGGAAWSAVGAMMGAYELARDYAIERVQFGKPIAKFQLVQDHLATILSNVTASLGMAVRVAQLQDDGVFRDEQAAMAKSFCTSRLRESVAHAREIFGGNGIVLDYRIGRFFNDAEALYSYEGTREMNTLIVGRAATGMGAFV; encoded by the coding sequence ATGACCGAGTTCGAACCGCTGCCAGGAGATTTCTACGGCTACGCCGATCTGCTTCCCGACGAGGACAAGGAAGTGCTCACGAAGGTTCGCCGGTTCCTGGCGGACAAGGTCGCGCCGATCGCCGACGAATGCTGGGAACGAGCGGAGTTCCCGCACCACCTGGTCCCCGACATCGCCGAGCTCGGCATCGTCGGCCTCGGCATGGACTGGCCGGACCGGCCGCGTCGCAGCAAGCTGCTGACCTCCTTCATCGGTCTCGAGTTCGCCCGCGTCGACCCGTCGATGGCCACCTTCTTCGGTGTCCACAACGGACTCGCGATGGCGAGCGTCGACCTGTGCGGTTCGCCGGAGCAGAAGGCGCGCTGGCTGCCCTCGATGCGGTCGATGGAGAAGATCGGCGCGTTCGGGCTCACCGAACCGCACGGTGGTTCCGACGTCGCGGGCGGCTTGGAAACCACTGCGCGCCGCGACGGCGACGCGTGGGTCCTCGACGGCGCGAAGCGCTGGATCGGCAACGCGACCTTCGCCGATCTCGTCATCATCTGGGCTCGTGATGTGGCCGATGACCAGGTCAAGGGGTTCGTGGTGGAGAAGGGCACGCCCGGGTTCGAAGCGCGCAAGATCGAACGCAAGCTCGCGTTGCGGACCGTGCAGAACGCCGACCTCACGCTCTCCGGCTGCCGGGTGCCGGACGCGAACCGGCTCACCGGCGCGAATTCCTTCCGCGACACCGGGAAAGTGCTGCGGCTGACGCGCGGTGGCGCCGCCTGGAGCGCGGTGGGCGCGATGATGGGCGCCTACGAACTGGCCCGCGACTACGCGATCGAACGGGTCCAGTTCGGGAAGCCGATCGCGAAGTTCCAGCTCGTGCAGGACCACCTCGCGACGATCCTGTCCAACGTGACCGCCTCGCTCGGCATGGCGGTACGGGTGGCGCAGCTGCAGGACGACGGGGTGTTCCGCGACGAGCAGGCCGCGATGGCGAAGTCGTTCTGCACCAGCAGGCTCCGGGAAAGCGTGGCGCACGCGCGCGAGATCTTCGGCGGCAACGGGATCGTGCTCGACTACCGGATCGGCCGCTTCTTCAACGACGCCGAGGCCCTCTACTCCTACGAAGGCACCCGTGAGATGAACACCCTCATCGTGGGCAGGGCAGCCACCGGCATGGGCGCCTTCGTGTGA
- the rplK gene encoding 50S ribosomal protein L11: protein MPPKKKKLAAIIKLQISAGAANPAPPVGPALGQHGVNIMEFCKAYNAATESQRGNVVPVEISVYEDRSFDFKLKTPPAAKLLLKAAGVQKGSPEPHKNKVAKVTWDQVKEIAEVKKTDLNAHDIDQAAKIIAGTARSMGITVE, encoded by the coding sequence ATGCCACCCAAGAAGAAGAAGCTCGCAGCGATCATCAAGCTGCAGATCTCGGCTGGTGCGGCCAACCCGGCCCCGCCGGTCGGCCCGGCGCTGGGTCAGCACGGCGTCAACATCATGGAGTTCTGCAAGGCCTACAACGCGGCCACCGAGTCGCAGCGCGGCAACGTCGTGCCGGTCGAGATCTCCGTGTACGAAGACCGCTCGTTCGACTTCAAGCTGAAGACCCCGCCCGCCGCGAAGCTGCTGCTCAAGGCCGCCGGCGTGCAGAAGGGTTCGCCGGAGCCGCACAAGAACAAGGTCGCCAAGGTCACCTGGGACCAGGTCAAGGAGATCGCGGAGGTCAAGAAGACCGACCTCAACGCGCACGACATCGACCAGGCCGCCAAGATCATCGCGGGCACCGCCCGTTCGATGGGCATCACCGTAGAGTGA
- a CDS encoding pyridoxal phosphate-dependent aminotransferase: protein MATQAASSSARTRVSARIAGINPSATLAVDAKAKALKAEGRPVIGFGAGQPDFPTPDYVVEAAAAAVRDRANHGYTAAAGLPELREAIAAKTLRDSGYAVEAAQTLVTNGGKQAVYSAFATLVDPGDEVLLLAPYWTTYPESITLAGGVPVQVTADESTGYLVTVEQLEAARTERTKVLLFNSPSNPTGSVYSREQVEEIGRWALEHGIWVITDEIYEHLVYDGVKAESLPVVVPEMADQTLVLNGVAKTYSMTGWRVGWIVGPQDVIKAASSYQSHLCGNVANVSQRAALAAVAGPLDIVAEMRASFDARRKKIVSLLSAIPGVDCPTPEGAFYAYPSVKALLGKEIRGERPTDTVALADLILREAEVAVVPGEAFGTPGYFRFSYALAEADLVEGVNRVAALLSEAK from the coding sequence ATGGCTACTCAGGCTGCTTCGTCCTCTGCCCGCACTCGCGTCTCCGCCCGGATCGCCGGGATCAACCCGTCCGCGACGCTCGCGGTCGACGCGAAGGCGAAGGCGCTCAAGGCCGAGGGCCGCCCGGTGATCGGCTTCGGCGCCGGACAGCCCGACTTCCCGACCCCGGACTACGTGGTCGAGGCCGCTGCCGCCGCCGTCCGCGATCGCGCGAACCACGGCTACACCGCCGCCGCCGGCCTCCCCGAGCTGCGGGAAGCGATCGCGGCGAAGACCCTGCGCGACTCCGGCTACGCCGTCGAAGCGGCGCAGACGCTGGTGACCAACGGCGGCAAACAGGCCGTTTATTCCGCCTTCGCGACGCTCGTCGACCCCGGTGACGAGGTGCTGCTGCTCGCGCCGTACTGGACCACCTACCCCGAGTCGATCACGCTCGCCGGTGGCGTTCCCGTGCAGGTCACCGCGGACGAGTCGACCGGTTACCTGGTCACCGTCGAGCAGCTCGAGGCCGCGCGCACCGAGCGCACCAAGGTGCTGCTGTTCAACTCGCCGTCGAACCCGACCGGCTCGGTGTACTCGCGCGAGCAGGTCGAGGAAATCGGCCGCTGGGCGCTCGAGCACGGCATCTGGGTGATCACCGACGAGATCTACGAACACCTCGTCTACGACGGCGTCAAGGCCGAGTCGCTGCCGGTCGTGGTGCCGGAGATGGCGGACCAGACGCTCGTGCTCAACGGCGTCGCGAAGACCTACTCGATGACCGGGTGGCGCGTCGGCTGGATCGTCGGCCCGCAGGACGTGATCAAGGCGGCTTCGAGCTACCAGTCGCACCTGTGCGGCAATGTGGCGAACGTGTCGCAGCGCGCGGCGCTGGCCGCGGTCGCCGGGCCGCTCGACATCGTGGCCGAGATGCGGGCCTCGTTCGACGCGCGCCGCAAGAAGATCGTGTCGCTGCTCTCGGCCATCCCCGGCGTGGACTGCCCGACCCCGGAGGGTGCGTTCTACGCCTACCCATCGGTGAAAGCGTTGCTGGGCAAGGAAATCCGCGGCGAACGGCCGACGGACACGGTCGCGCTGGCCGATCTGATCCTGCGCGAGGCCGAGGTCGCCGTGGTCCCCGGCGAAGCGTTCGGGACGCCGGGCTACTTCCGGTTCTCCTACGCGCTCGCCGAGGCCGACCTGGTCGAGGGCGTCAACCGCGTCGCGGCCCTGCTCTCCGAAGCGAAATAG
- a CDS encoding SGNH/GDSL hydrolase family protein: protein MANKGGGGCLVLLVIVAAIGGYAYYRSHQGGSAEPPPGSTTGGGSGRYVALGDSYTSAPRTGKQAGDPPGCARSDNNYPHLVAAELKPAEFADVSCSGATTANLTGSQKTKDGTNPPQLDAVNDKTTLVTIGIGGNDVGLIGLAGNCATAHPNAAPCRDRLTAGGKDELAAKIDAAAGKVSSVLKKIHQKAPKARVVVVGYPTVLPDGDGCWPVLPLGAPDVAYLRDSLGHLNDKLAAEAKANNAGFADTARPGKGHDLCTDSDERWVEGLVPTSAAAALHPNARGERGMADVVAKLLS from the coding sequence GTGGCGAACAAGGGTGGCGGGGGATGCCTGGTCCTGCTGGTGATCGTGGCCGCGATCGGCGGATACGCCTACTACCGGAGTCATCAGGGCGGCTCGGCCGAGCCGCCCCCGGGGTCGACGACCGGCGGCGGATCCGGCCGCTACGTCGCGCTGGGTGACTCCTACACGTCCGCGCCCCGCACCGGTAAGCAGGCCGGCGACCCACCGGGATGTGCCCGCTCGGACAACAACTACCCGCACCTCGTGGCCGCTGAACTGAAGCCGGCCGAGTTCGCCGACGTCAGCTGCAGCGGCGCGACCACGGCGAACCTGACCGGATCGCAGAAGACGAAGGACGGCACGAACCCGCCGCAGCTCGACGCGGTGAACGACAAGACGACGCTGGTCACGATCGGGATCGGCGGCAACGACGTCGGGCTCATCGGCCTCGCGGGCAACTGCGCGACGGCGCACCCGAACGCCGCGCCCTGCCGCGACCGCCTCACCGCGGGCGGCAAGGACGAGCTGGCCGCGAAGATCGACGCCGCGGCGGGCAAAGTCTCCTCGGTGCTGAAGAAGATCCACCAGAAGGCGCCGAAGGCGCGCGTCGTGGTGGTCGGCTACCCGACGGTGCTGCCCGACGGCGACGGCTGCTGGCCGGTGCTGCCGCTCGGTGCCCCGGACGTCGCCTACCTCCGGGACTCACTCGGCCACCTCAACGACAAGCTCGCCGCGGAGGCGAAGGCCAACAACGCCGGGTTCGCCGACACCGCGCGCCCCGGCAAGGGGCACGACCTGTGCACCGATTCCGACGAGCGGTGGGTCGAGGGCCTCGTCCCGACCAGCGCCGCCGCGGCGCTGCACCCGAACGCCAGGGGCGAGCGGGGCATGGCGGATGTGGTGGCGAAGCTCCTGAGCTGA
- a CDS encoding alpha/beta fold hydrolase translates to MPTFASFDGVRLAYQVWEGSGGHARPVVLYHGFAANAEANWVRPGVVAALVDAGYPVVALDARGHGESEAPHDSSAYTADAMTKDVSALIDQLGADEVSLVGYSLGAVLALLVAGRDKRVRCLATGGVGSGVVDFGGFDGNVVTADDIAGALLADDPSDIPAAGAPFRALVDSVGSDRVALAAVIRADRPTSIDLTAITVPTLVLAGESDQLAAEPERLAAAIAGARLVRVPGDHLTAISRPEFTKALVDFLAT, encoded by the coding sequence ATGCCCACGTTTGCTTCGTTCGACGGTGTCCGCCTCGCCTACCAGGTGTGGGAGGGGAGCGGCGGGCACGCGCGCCCGGTGGTGCTGTACCACGGGTTCGCCGCGAACGCGGAAGCGAACTGGGTGCGGCCCGGCGTGGTCGCCGCGCTGGTCGACGCGGGCTACCCGGTCGTCGCCCTCGACGCCCGAGGGCACGGCGAGTCGGAGGCACCGCACGATTCGTCCGCGTACACCGCCGACGCGATGACCAAGGACGTGTCGGCGCTGATCGACCAGCTCGGTGCCGACGAGGTTTCCCTCGTCGGGTACTCGCTGGGCGCGGTGCTGGCGCTGCTCGTCGCGGGAAGGGACAAGCGGGTCCGGTGCCTGGCGACCGGCGGCGTCGGCTCGGGGGTCGTCGACTTCGGCGGCTTCGACGGCAACGTGGTGACGGCGGACGACATCGCGGGCGCCCTGCTCGCGGACGACCCCTCCGACATCCCGGCCGCGGGCGCGCCGTTCCGCGCCCTCGTCGACTCCGTGGGATCCGACCGCGTCGCGCTCGCCGCGGTGATCCGCGCGGACCGGCCGACCTCGATCGACCTGACCGCGATCACCGTGCCGACGCTCGTGCTCGCGGGGGAAAGCGACCAGCTGGCCGCGGAACCGGAACGGCTGGCCGCCGCGATCGCGGGCGCGCGCCTGGTGCGGGTGCCGGGGGACCACCTCACCGCCATCAGCCGCCCCGAGTTCACCAAGGCCCTGGTCGACTTCCTCGCCACCTGA